From one Bombus affinis isolate iyBomAffi1 chromosome 9, iyBomAffi1.2, whole genome shotgun sequence genomic stretch:
- the LOC126920194 gene encoding tonsoku-like protein isoform X2, giving the protein MDIGRLIKKKKRVKRDGNLQQLAEIVKELGDVYFESDKYEDALQEYTEQLEICNILGDKLNIAVAHRMIGEIQASLGNYEEALSHQNLYLEGAKEIQNLLEEQRAYATLGRTYFCWAESQPEESERKPDALISARQAYTKSIRLCNELGDTNIDLKELMTMRARLLLNLGLVLEAEKKHQEAVDLLIKAAGLCKTHNLREDFYRTQIALGGIYERNRDYDLALAHFETAVEVDNSSLKAEARFLQAELLLKIGKWTESRKILVLLYVTENLSQNLKHQVEKCLRIVATLQTTEEALTTEKDTNIKLKYYETLGDAAVAAHCFEEAIEYYRKMLMCAEEIQSDRIGAALLSLAQTLKDVGQYNEALDFARRELELCTNPREICRSALFLVDLLITIKANNKEIEEIYSLALKNAKACNDISLETTVLREHLNYLTNTNRTEEIGALSEKLDTLEKLCNDTDSESESEGNNIGANICLEDLSDVEAELKVRENIKNRKRTRKTSVAIKRNEKGETQLHVACIHGNVETVEKLLESGHLTNVRDHFGWTPLHEAANHGHVEIAKLLLKYGADVNDPGSLMCQGVTPLHDAASCGNFTMMRFLIEHGANVELKTNDDDTALDCLEQWRNRVDDLSSEDQMEYDEMHKLLSAMIPASNKRISKRSHTSSCNSKTHSVDENVVIEKISAGEDYKRTIASLKHRNDPIGASLSSMKRNVNPLLNSEEVLLDDWLEDDINESINNRRCSDEHSSSMTKRKSSNGNIDIEKNLKRQKMNSQNQVIGDNECDVIEEDSNDSCSTEIRRTSTERKIQKKKQQMSLLSIGFTKDSTSRSSSPEISFNTGCESTEINTIRSVILNILVDGKMFKTQIEFSNTMRPLVKEIVADIETKFYNDTGCKAKLDLKTMDGIAINCNNVFTILNEGDIVKNLACEIIELETPSIVERYGAICKNYSIDVRECVLKCLKSCENTFTLRLKQEDIRKEEFISLLKTLEYQKNVQILDLSGGNLYELGKSLNDCILRLSSLQELCLQGCDIDYKCLSKLEKLPSQLKFLDLSYNPLGSSSQEILFKLFTPLTQLRTLNLRYCQLRNFRFLLNNNNLVNLDISWNFFSEDEVCATLQRQLLNLNLSNTICSRDFNLVKNIFNKTDFSFVNLECLELASCELSDIDIRNILLRVSNLSKFVLKGNRKVGVQSLNLLLKYTPTLRHIDVSGCENITEFPDSEVFIEKPEICTLIVSMYSEVCDCWVHLWRGKGVVKKLPHNLTIFKPVL; this is encoded by the exons ATGGATATCGGAA gattaattaaaaagaagaaacgggTCAAGCGTGATGGCAACCTTCAGCAATTGGCTGAAATTGTTAAAGAGCTTGGTGACGTATACTTTGAAAGTGACAAGTATGAAGATGCTTTGCAGGAATATACAGAACAACTGGAAATTTGCAATATCTTAGGAGATAAATTAAATATAGCAGTTGCTCACAGAATGATTGGAGAAATACAGGCAAGTCTTGGCAATTACGAGGAAGCATTGAGTCATCAAAATCTTTACTTGg AAGGGGCCAAGGAGatacaaaatttattagaaGAACAACGAGCTTATGCAACATTAGGTAGAACATATTTTTGTTGGGCTGAAAGTCAGCCTGAAGAATCTGAAAGAAAACCTGATGCTCTTATAAGTGCAAGACAAGCGTACACGAAGAGTATACGTCTTTGCAATGA atTGGGTGATACTAACATTGACCTAAAAGAATTAATGACAATGAGGGCACGATTGTTACTGAATTTGGGATTAGTACTAGAAGCTGAAAAAAAACACCAAGAGGCTGTTGATCTACTGATAAAAGCTGCAGGTTTATGTAAGACACACAACTTACGGGAAGATTTCTATAGAACGCAAATTGCTCTCGGAGGAATTTACGAGCGGAATCGCGATTATGATCTGGCTTTAGCACATTTCGAAACTGCCGTTGAAGTTGATAATTCATCGTTGAAAGCGGAAGCACGATTTCTTCAAGCAGAATTGCTTTTAAAAATAGGAAAATGGACCGAATCACGAAAAATATTAGTGCTTCTTTACGTTACGGAAAACTTATCACAAAATCTGAAGCATCAAGTAGAAAAATGTCTCAGGATAG tTGCAACATTACAAACAACTGAAGAAGCTTTAACTACAGAAAAAGATACCAACATTAAGTTGAAATATTATGAGACATTAGGAGATGCAGCGGTGGCTGCACACTGTTTTGAGGAAGCTATAGAATATTACAGAAAGATGCTCATGTGTGCGGAAGAAATACAAAGCGATCGCATAGGGGCAGCTTTATTAAGTTTAGCCCAAACATTGAAAGATGTCGGACAATATAATGAAGCATTGGACTTTGCTCGTAGAGAACTAGAACTATGCACAAATCCACGTGAAATATGTAGATCTGCTTTGTTCTTAGTAGATTTATTGATAACTATTAAAGCAAACAACAAAGAGATTGAAGAAATTTATAGTCTAGCCTTGAAAAATGCAAAAGCTTGCAATGATATTTCTTTAGAAACAACTGTTTTAAGAGAACACTTGAATTATCTAACAAATACTAATAGAACAGAAGAGATAGGAGCACTTTCAGAAAAGTTAGATACATTGGAAAAATTATGTAATGATACAGATAGTGAAAGCGAATCAGAAGGAAACAATATTGGTGCAAACATTTGCTTGGAAGATTTGTCGGATGTTGAAGCAGAATTAAAAGTtagagaaaatattaaaaatagaaaacgaacGAGAAAGACGTCGGTTGCTATAAAAAGGAACGAAAAAGGAGAAACACAACTTCATGTAGCTTGTATACATGGAAATGTTGAAACTGTAGAAAAATTATTAGAATCTGGTCATTTAACGAATGTTAGAGACCATTTTGGCTGGACTCCTCTTCATGAAGCAGCTAATCATGGTCATGTCGAAATTGCaaagttattattaaaatatggtGCAGATGTAAATGATCCTGGAAGTTTAATGTGCCAAGGAGTTACTCCTCTTCATGATGCGGCTTCTTGCGGCAATTTTACCATGATGAGATTTTTAATTGAACATGGAGCAAATGTGGAACTTAAAACAAATGATGATGATACTGCACTAGATTGTCTAGAACAATGGAGGAATCGTGTTGATGATTTATCTTCTGAAGATCAAATGGAGTATGATGAAATGCACAAATTATTGTCTGCTATGATACCAGCGAGTAATAAGAGAATTTCGAAACGATCTCATACATCATCATGCAATTCAAAAACTCACAGCGTAGATGAAAATGTTGTTATAGAAAAGATCTCTGCAGGTGAAGATTATAAAAGAACTATAGCTAGCTTGAAACATAGGAATGATCCAATTGGAGCTTCTTTGTCTTCTATGAAACGAAATGTAAATCCACTTTTGAATAGTGAAGAGGTTCTTTTGGATGATTGGTTGGAAGATGATATCAATGAAAGTATAAATAATAGAAGGTGCTCTGATGAACATTCCTCCTCAATGACAAAGAGGAAATCAAGTAATGGAAATATCGATATTGAGAAAAATTTAAAACGGCAAAAAATGAATAGTCAGAATCAAGTAATTGGAGATAATGAATGTGATGTAATAGAGGAGGATAGTAATGATAGTTGCAGTACTGAAATAAGACGGACTTCTACTGAACGTAAGATtcagaaaaaaaaacagcaaATGTCGTTGTTATCAATTGGATTTACTAAAGATTCTACTTCTCGAAGTTCTTCacctgaaatttcatttaacacAGGATGTGAATCAACAGAAATCAATACTATAAGATCAGTTATTTTAAACATTCTTGTAGatggaaaaatgtttaaaacCCAAATAGAATTTTCGAATACAATGAGGCCATTAGTAAAAGAAATTGTAGCTGATATTGAAACTAAATTCTACAACGATACTGGGTGTAAAGCAAAACTAGATCTAAAAACTATGGATGGTATTGCGATCAATTGCAATAACGTGTTCACGATATTAAATGAAGGGGATATTGTTAAAAATTTGGCATGCGAAATAATTGAGTTAGAAACTCCTTCTATTGTCGAGCGATATGGGGCGATTTGTAAAAATTACAGTATAG atGTTCGAGAATGCGTATTAAAGTGTTTGAAATCATGCGAGAACACGTTTACTTTGCGATTAAAACAAGAAGATATTAGAAAAGAagaatttatatctttattgAAAACTTTAGAATATCAAAAGAATGTTCAAATATTAGATTTATCCGGTGGTAACTTATATGAACTTGGAAAATCTTTAAATGATTGTATTTTAAGATTGTCATCTTTGCAAGAATTGTGCCTTCAAGGATGTGATATAGATTATAAGTGCCTAAGTAAATTAGAGAAACTACCTTCACAACTTAAGTTTCTTGATCTCAGCTATAATCCTCTTGGATCATCAAGTCAAGAAATCTTATTTAAACTTTTCACCCCTTTAACACAGCTTCGGACATTGAAtttgcgatattgtcaattacgtaattttcgttttcttttaaaCAACAATAATCTAGTAAATTTAGATATTTCTTGGAACTTTTTCAGTGAAGATGAAGTCTGTGCCACTTTACAAAGACAATTACTTAATTTGAATTTATCGAATACTATTTGTTCTAGGGATTTTAATTtggttaaaaatatttttaataaaacagaTTTTTCATTTGTTAATTTAGAATGTTTAGAGCTTGCTTCATGCGAATTATCGGATATTGACattagaaatatattattacgtgtATCGAATCTTTCGAAATTTGTGCTTAAAGGAAATAGAAAAGTGGGAGTACAATCGCTGAATTTATTATTGAAGTACACACCAACACTAAGACATATCGATGTTAGTGGATGTGAGAATATTACTGAATTTCCTGATTCTGAAGTATTTATTGAAAAACCTGAGATTTGTACATTAATCGTGAGTATGTATTCAGAAGTGTGCGACTGTTGGGTTCATTTATGGCGAGGGAAGGGTGTAGTGAAGAAACTGCCGCATAATCTTACTATTTTTAAACCGGtactttaa
- the LOC126920194 gene encoding tonsoku-like protein isoform X1 — protein MDIGRLIKKKKRVKRDGNLQQLAEIVKELGDVYFESDKYEDALQEYTEQLEICNILGDKLNIAVAHRMIGEIQASLGNYEEALSHQNLYLEGAKEIQNLLEEQRAYATLGRTYFCWAESQPEESERKPDALISARQAYTKSIRLCNELGDTNIDLKELMTMRARLLLNLGLVLEAEKKHQEAVDLLIKAAGLCKTHNLREDFYRTQIALGGIYERNRDYDLALAHFETAVEVDNSSLKAEARFLQAELLLKIGKWTESRKILVLLYVTENLSQNLKHQVEKCLRIVATLQTTEEALTTEKDTNIKLKYYETLGDAAVAAHCFEEAIEYYRKMLMCAEEIQSDRIGAALLSLAQTLKDVGQYNEALDFARRELELCTNPREICRSALFLVDLLITIKANNKEIEEIYSLALKNAKACNDISLETTVLREHLNYLTNTNRTEEIGALSEKLDTLEKLCNDTDSESESEGNNIGANICLEDLSDVEAELKVRENIKNRKRTRKTSVAIKRNEKGETQLHVACIHGNVETVEKLLESGHLTNVRDHFGWTPLHEAANHGHVEIAKLLLKYGADVNDPGSLMCQGVTPLHDAASCGNFTMMRFLIEHGANVELKTNDDDTALDCLEQWRNRVDDLSSEDQMEYDEMHKLLSAMIPASNKRISKRSHTSSCNSKTHSVDENVVIEKISAGEDYKRTIASLKHRNDPIGASLSSMKRNVNPLLNSEEVLLDDWLEDDINESINNRRCSDEHSSSMTKRKSSNGNIDIEKNLKRQKMNSQNQVIGDNECDVIEEDSNDSCSTEIRRTSTERKIQKKKQQMSLLSIGFTKDSTSRSSSPEISFNTGCESTEINTIRSVILNILVDGKMFKTQIEFSNTMRPLVKEIVADIETKFYNDTGCKAKLDLKTMDGIAINCNNVFTILNEGDIVKNLACEIIELETPSIVERYGAICKNYSIGRYFMNVRECVLKCLKSCENTFTLRLKQEDIRKEEFISLLKTLEYQKNVQILDLSGGNLYELGKSLNDCILRLSSLQELCLQGCDIDYKCLSKLEKLPSQLKFLDLSYNPLGSSSQEILFKLFTPLTQLRTLNLRYCQLRNFRFLLNNNNLVNLDISWNFFSEDEVCATLQRQLLNLNLSNTICSRDFNLVKNIFNKTDFSFVNLECLELASCELSDIDIRNILLRVSNLSKFVLKGNRKVGVQSLNLLLKYTPTLRHIDVSGCENITEFPDSEVFIEKPEICTLIVSMYSEVCDCWVHLWRGKGVVKKLPHNLTIFKPVL, from the exons ATGGATATCGGAA gattaattaaaaagaagaaacgggTCAAGCGTGATGGCAACCTTCAGCAATTGGCTGAAATTGTTAAAGAGCTTGGTGACGTATACTTTGAAAGTGACAAGTATGAAGATGCTTTGCAGGAATATACAGAACAACTGGAAATTTGCAATATCTTAGGAGATAAATTAAATATAGCAGTTGCTCACAGAATGATTGGAGAAATACAGGCAAGTCTTGGCAATTACGAGGAAGCATTGAGTCATCAAAATCTTTACTTGg AAGGGGCCAAGGAGatacaaaatttattagaaGAACAACGAGCTTATGCAACATTAGGTAGAACATATTTTTGTTGGGCTGAAAGTCAGCCTGAAGAATCTGAAAGAAAACCTGATGCTCTTATAAGTGCAAGACAAGCGTACACGAAGAGTATACGTCTTTGCAATGA atTGGGTGATACTAACATTGACCTAAAAGAATTAATGACAATGAGGGCACGATTGTTACTGAATTTGGGATTAGTACTAGAAGCTGAAAAAAAACACCAAGAGGCTGTTGATCTACTGATAAAAGCTGCAGGTTTATGTAAGACACACAACTTACGGGAAGATTTCTATAGAACGCAAATTGCTCTCGGAGGAATTTACGAGCGGAATCGCGATTATGATCTGGCTTTAGCACATTTCGAAACTGCCGTTGAAGTTGATAATTCATCGTTGAAAGCGGAAGCACGATTTCTTCAAGCAGAATTGCTTTTAAAAATAGGAAAATGGACCGAATCACGAAAAATATTAGTGCTTCTTTACGTTACGGAAAACTTATCACAAAATCTGAAGCATCAAGTAGAAAAATGTCTCAGGATAG tTGCAACATTACAAACAACTGAAGAAGCTTTAACTACAGAAAAAGATACCAACATTAAGTTGAAATATTATGAGACATTAGGAGATGCAGCGGTGGCTGCACACTGTTTTGAGGAAGCTATAGAATATTACAGAAAGATGCTCATGTGTGCGGAAGAAATACAAAGCGATCGCATAGGGGCAGCTTTATTAAGTTTAGCCCAAACATTGAAAGATGTCGGACAATATAATGAAGCATTGGACTTTGCTCGTAGAGAACTAGAACTATGCACAAATCCACGTGAAATATGTAGATCTGCTTTGTTCTTAGTAGATTTATTGATAACTATTAAAGCAAACAACAAAGAGATTGAAGAAATTTATAGTCTAGCCTTGAAAAATGCAAAAGCTTGCAATGATATTTCTTTAGAAACAACTGTTTTAAGAGAACACTTGAATTATCTAACAAATACTAATAGAACAGAAGAGATAGGAGCACTTTCAGAAAAGTTAGATACATTGGAAAAATTATGTAATGATACAGATAGTGAAAGCGAATCAGAAGGAAACAATATTGGTGCAAACATTTGCTTGGAAGATTTGTCGGATGTTGAAGCAGAATTAAAAGTtagagaaaatattaaaaatagaaaacgaacGAGAAAGACGTCGGTTGCTATAAAAAGGAACGAAAAAGGAGAAACACAACTTCATGTAGCTTGTATACATGGAAATGTTGAAACTGTAGAAAAATTATTAGAATCTGGTCATTTAACGAATGTTAGAGACCATTTTGGCTGGACTCCTCTTCATGAAGCAGCTAATCATGGTCATGTCGAAATTGCaaagttattattaaaatatggtGCAGATGTAAATGATCCTGGAAGTTTAATGTGCCAAGGAGTTACTCCTCTTCATGATGCGGCTTCTTGCGGCAATTTTACCATGATGAGATTTTTAATTGAACATGGAGCAAATGTGGAACTTAAAACAAATGATGATGATACTGCACTAGATTGTCTAGAACAATGGAGGAATCGTGTTGATGATTTATCTTCTGAAGATCAAATGGAGTATGATGAAATGCACAAATTATTGTCTGCTATGATACCAGCGAGTAATAAGAGAATTTCGAAACGATCTCATACATCATCATGCAATTCAAAAACTCACAGCGTAGATGAAAATGTTGTTATAGAAAAGATCTCTGCAGGTGAAGATTATAAAAGAACTATAGCTAGCTTGAAACATAGGAATGATCCAATTGGAGCTTCTTTGTCTTCTATGAAACGAAATGTAAATCCACTTTTGAATAGTGAAGAGGTTCTTTTGGATGATTGGTTGGAAGATGATATCAATGAAAGTATAAATAATAGAAGGTGCTCTGATGAACATTCCTCCTCAATGACAAAGAGGAAATCAAGTAATGGAAATATCGATATTGAGAAAAATTTAAAACGGCAAAAAATGAATAGTCAGAATCAAGTAATTGGAGATAATGAATGTGATGTAATAGAGGAGGATAGTAATGATAGTTGCAGTACTGAAATAAGACGGACTTCTACTGAACGTAAGATtcagaaaaaaaaacagcaaATGTCGTTGTTATCAATTGGATTTACTAAAGATTCTACTTCTCGAAGTTCTTCacctgaaatttcatttaacacAGGATGTGAATCAACAGAAATCAATACTATAAGATCAGTTATTTTAAACATTCTTGTAGatggaaaaatgtttaaaacCCAAATAGAATTTTCGAATACAATGAGGCCATTAGTAAAAGAAATTGTAGCTGATATTGAAACTAAATTCTACAACGATACTGGGTGTAAAGCAAAACTAGATCTAAAAACTATGGATGGTATTGCGATCAATTGCAATAACGTGTTCACGATATTAAATGAAGGGGATATTGTTAAAAATTTGGCATGCGAAATAATTGAGTTAGAAACTCCTTCTATTGTCGAGCGATATGGGGCGATTTGTAAAAATTACAGTATAGGTAGATATTTTATGA atGTTCGAGAATGCGTATTAAAGTGTTTGAAATCATGCGAGAACACGTTTACTTTGCGATTAAAACAAGAAGATATTAGAAAAGAagaatttatatctttattgAAAACTTTAGAATATCAAAAGAATGTTCAAATATTAGATTTATCCGGTGGTAACTTATATGAACTTGGAAAATCTTTAAATGATTGTATTTTAAGATTGTCATCTTTGCAAGAATTGTGCCTTCAAGGATGTGATATAGATTATAAGTGCCTAAGTAAATTAGAGAAACTACCTTCACAACTTAAGTTTCTTGATCTCAGCTATAATCCTCTTGGATCATCAAGTCAAGAAATCTTATTTAAACTTTTCACCCCTTTAACACAGCTTCGGACATTGAAtttgcgatattgtcaattacgtaattttcgttttcttttaaaCAACAATAATCTAGTAAATTTAGATATTTCTTGGAACTTTTTCAGTGAAGATGAAGTCTGTGCCACTTTACAAAGACAATTACTTAATTTGAATTTATCGAATACTATTTGTTCTAGGGATTTTAATTtggttaaaaatatttttaataaaacagaTTTTTCATTTGTTAATTTAGAATGTTTAGAGCTTGCTTCATGCGAATTATCGGATATTGACattagaaatatattattacgtgtATCGAATCTTTCGAAATTTGTGCTTAAAGGAAATAGAAAAGTGGGAGTACAATCGCTGAATTTATTATTGAAGTACACACCAACACTAAGACATATCGATGTTAGTGGATGTGAGAATATTACTGAATTTCCTGATTCTGAAGTATTTATTGAAAAACCTGAGATTTGTACATTAATCGTGAGTATGTATTCAGAAGTGTGCGACTGTTGGGTTCATTTATGGCGAGGGAAGGGTGTAGTGAAGAAACTGCCGCATAATCTTACTATTTTTAAACCGGtactttaa